The nucleotide window attcctcgatcaactcctgccgacgaaataaacgcatgtgtaaaatcgtcagttttgtggagacatgttcaaaggctgaccatcaacatgcgagtccaattgcaaatcgatcgatccgcagcggcgttttcaaagcagttgttggacattggcgaaggcaaaataccaatcgatgataccggttggaacacattgccgaacaacttttgtacagttttacaatcgaaagaagaattgattgaaagtgtatttccgaatattgttcaacactatcaacgccacgattatttaagtgaacgcgcaatattggcaccgaaaaacgtacacgtcaacgaaatcaattttgccattcaagaaagactgccaggagaagctacaacatatacatcgattgatagagctttgaatcaagatgaaatagtcaattatccaactgaattattgaattctttggatccccccggtctgccaccgcatagttgggtcctgaaagtcggttcacccattatacttctaagaaatctgaagccaccgactttgtgtaatggcacaagACTTTCAGTCCAAAAATTGTgaccaaatttgattgaagccaCAATACAAAATGGCAAGGCagcattcccatgattccaacggacatgccgtttgaatttaagcgcttgcagtccccagtacgtcttgcctttgcgatgaccatcaacaaatcgcaagggcaaacgtttcaagtgtgcggcgtcaatttggaagaaccgtgcttctcccacggccaattgttcgtcgcatgctcgagagtgggaacaccaagaTGCTTATTcgcgccaggtggaaaaaccaaaaatgttgtaaaccatatgttttataaatgttttataaataagtaacagttttacaacaataaataaaacacaaagtaaaaacccttaagagttttaatcgatttaggtgtagcgaagcgcacagggtaacagctagtatacatcaatatatatacatacatcaatatatatgatgattttcgttattctattggactttatgccgaatatatgggtcaaattgtgtgatatcttaataaaactatagcaataaattgcgagagtataaaatgttctgttgcacccaaacttagcctttccttatttgttttagtaGTGAAATATACGTGGAAGTACagggaaaaagtaaacaaatattgaaaatttgctagaaagataataataaaagaattatatttaagttgacaacaacggcggaacagataatattgattttggcaacaatacgatttcaaaatggcattgcgttggctctcgcatctactgaaATTGCTGCAACGTTACTAGAAGatgaagaacggcacattcggcactgaagcttccgttaaacatgcaaatcaatgtaacacctgttggcaaggcaagctatggcaaaagtgttgaagaatTGTAAACTGATAGTATGAGATAAGTCCAATTCTCTAGagagaacaatgaaagatctgtggaataataatcgtcgctttggttgcgCAACGATACCGTTACCTagcgattttcgacaaatacttcctgttattccaaaatcaacagcggcggatgaaTTGAATGTCTTAAGTGAGATTTGTGTgttgaatttctaatttttttggatttgcaTGACATGCCGCCGCATCAATTACATCTTAAAGTTGGATTCgtcattattatgtaattatgtcgaaactgtgtaattgaaccctgattgtgacgcagctatcgaataatgtaatagttgcaagaattttgaaatggACTTACAAGGAgtaatgcttgattccaccaattcctctgagttccaacgatttgccatttcagttcaaacgtattagtttccactgaaacttgcatttgcgatgtcaATCAACAGGTCACACAGACAGTCGCTGGcaatgtgtggcataaatctggaaatgccatgtttttcatacggtcagctatatgtggagtgttcacgagttgaaaaaccatcttctctgtatATTTACGCTCccgaacagaaaacaaaaaatgttgtttatcaagctgcaaataaatgcttttcaatacaatctaaattcaactttctttccttttcaaaacaaataatttcacgcagggcaAAGCCTGTGGGGTCAGCtagtatgtaataattataatgggcaataatttttaaagcttGCTTGGAGttgtaactaagtcaggatcaactctcttgcctgttattcataattatattttgcttgaatttatttgcatcagctgatggatgtaaacatagtacaatattaCAATTTACAAATTCAGAAGTGATAAGCtgttatataacgggtgatttttttgaggttaggattttcatgcattagtatttgacagatcacgtgggatttcagacatggtgtcaaagagaaagatgctcagtatgctttgacatttcatcatgaatagacttactaacgagcaacgcttgcaaatcattgaattttattaccaaaatcagtgttcggttcgaaatgtgaaatccgcttttttatcgacaaattttgttcagcgatgaggctcatttctggttgaatggctacgtaaataagcaaaattgccgcatttggggtgaagagcaaccagaagccgtccaagaactgcccatgcatcccgaaaaatgcactgtttggtgtggtttgtacgctggtggaatcattggaccgtattttttcaaagatgctgttggacgcaacgttacggtgaatggcgatcgctatcgttcgatgctaacaaactttttgttgccaaaaatggaagaactgaacttggttgacatgtggtttcaacaagatggcgctacatgccacacagctcgcgattctatggccattttgagggaaaacttcggagaacaattcatctcaagaaatggacccgtaagttggccaccaagatcatgcgatttaacgcctttagactattttttgtggggctacgtcaagtctaaagtctacagaaataagccagcaactattccagctttggaggacaacatttccgaagaaattcgggctattccggccgaaatgctcgaaaaagttgcccaaaattggactttccgaatggaccacctaagacgcagccgcggtcaacatttaaatgaaattatcttcaaaaagtaaatgtcatgaaccaatctaacgtttcaaataaagaaccgatgagattttgcaaattttatgcgttttttttttttaaaaagttatcaagctcttaaaaaatcaccctttatctaAATAATTCATTTACTGTGAATTCTTTATGATATAAAACAGAGTTTAgacatattttccattttttaatgtttagtttttagtttttctacacattttcaattactgtatttgctttaaaaatcCATCTTTAGCCACAGCTTAGTTGCTTACAGATGTCGTTCGCGGCATTTCTTGAGTAGGACTGAGTTGATAGAAATCTTTAGAGCATCTATGGATAAAGTACATGCAGCCAGCAAACAcaactgaaatgaaaataatccaaagtaaaagtatatttattattaactaaaaacatgtttaaaaaaataagattattataatacatttaaaaCTAACCATTCCTATAAGTTCTAGCATAcaatggaaaaaaatagtttatacgaCAGCATgggaaaacattattatttttctttattatgcAAATCAACTAGTACTCACTCGTGCAGCAAAAATTGACAATCATAAGCAAATGAAATTCAGTAGTGATGAATACAAAAAGGCAATGAAGGAATAAATCGCCCACAATGTAGCATACAATAACGGCAAAAGCGGGCAAAAAGAAAgaatataaattctgaaaaaacaataaaagataattttgaaatttttgaaacgaAAATcacatatcgctgatttacatgaatagtgtcataactcaagaaacaaaatttttgagttgagtatgcagaaatttgcgcaatttcatcgtccatattgtataaaaatttcattccgatgcgtaggaaaataaaccgtgatataagaatgtgccgttcttatactttttatgttgcattagtttttaaccactataacgacacttctcagttgtgccagaattagttatattttttttacgaaacaacgacatcttttgtgttagaacgatatttgcgaaaatggaattaaatttttcgtgttgtttttttcagcaaaaacgacacatttgaagAATGACggcaaaattgatttatatgtttcacaaataacgacataattcaaagtgggtcacatttatgcccaagaaaaagcattagtacactctatttggtcaacttatgctcaacattgtatttaatatattgacagatttgtcaataaactaatGGCATTTTTCTCTAtatgctaaataagagacaattgaaaactttaaatcgatgtcctgaaaatcgacttttttgaattGTGACACTATGCATGTAAATGAGcaatgtgtacatatatgtacatgttgtaacgggtgatttttttgaggttaggattttcatgcattagtatttgacagatcacgtgggatttcagacatggtgtcaaagagaaagatgctcagtatactttgacatttcatcatgaatagacttactaacgagcaacgcttgcaaatcattgaattttattaccaaaatcagtgttcggttcgaaatgtttttatcgacaaattttgttcagcgatgaggctcatttctggttgaatggctacgtaaataagcaaaattgccgcatttggggtgaagagcaaccagaagccgttcaagaactgcccatgcatcccgaaaaatgcactgtttggtgtggtttgtacgctggtggaatcattggaccgtattttttcaaagatgctgttggacgcaacgttacggtgaatggcgatcgctatcgttcgatgctaacaaactttttgttgccaaaaatggaagaactgaacttggttgacatgtggtttcaacaagatggcgctacatgccacacagctcgcgattctatggccattttgagggaaaacttcggagaacaattcatctcaagaaatggacccgtaagttggccaccaagatcatgcgatttaacgcctttagactattttttgtggggctacgtcaagtctaaagtctacagaaataagccagcaactattccagctttggaagacaacatttccgaagaaattcgggctattccggccgaaatgctcgaaaaagttgcccaaaattggactttccgaatggaccacctaagacgcagccgcggtcaacatttaaatgaaattatcttcaaaaagtaaatgtcatgaaccaatctaattttatgcgttttttttttttaaaaaagttatcaagctcttaaaaaatcacc belongs to Zeugodacus cucurbitae isolate PBARC_wt_2022May chromosome 6, idZeuCucr1.2, whole genome shotgun sequence and includes:
- the LOC114805295 gene encoding uncharacterized protein LOC114805295, with amino-acid sequence MFKGDRFVAIVIVLVFCAKTFFMSFFALNQYPRSYYLKVQISAYAEPTTYLWFTFISNLTAFMAGFFLFAGLCENLYSFFLPAFAVIVCYIVGDLFLHCLFVFITTEFHLLMIVNFCCTIVFAGCMYFIHRCSKDFYQLSPTQEMPRTTSVSN